Below is a window of Camelina sativa cultivar DH55 chromosome 11, Cs, whole genome shotgun sequence DNA.
TGATCATCATCTGGCTCCGCTCCGCTTTTCAAGACTGGGTGTGGTGGGGATGCGACAAAAGATTGCTCTGACATGTTTTGACTTTGACAGTTCCCGTTTCAGACCAATTATCGAAACGAAACGAAAGGAAAGGAACAACGCGTATTCCAGGCCCAACTCACTTGGCGGCCCACTTTCTACCCGTTATCTCAATGCGCATTGTGAAATTTTTCCACGGTCATTTTTCAGAcctattatcaaaaaaaaaaaaggaaaggaacaACAATACGTATTCCAGGCCCAACTCACTTGGCGGCCCACTTCTACCCGTTATCTCAATGCGCATGGTGAAGTTTTTCCAAAGTTCATCcattttatacatataaaagGACTAGCTTTAAACTCCAAATATTAAATCTTATCCTCTCAAAcctatattaaaataaaataatttaaacttataaaaaatataatttaaaattaatttaatatattataattgtgtaaaaaaataaaaatgaaaaatactttttttaaaaaaatatttttgaaaaataatatctcaaaaaagacatttctaacaaattttcttattaaaatagaaaatgtgtaTTACTAGGACGTTAAAAGAAACATGCTTATTCGACTATGAGTCGTGGTCAAGTATTTGAAACAAACTATACCGACAAATGCTGTTAAAGTGGGTGAAAAGGAAGAGTTGTGCCAGATGGGAGCATAAAATCTTTCTATAAGACATTAACAAAGAACGTTGAAATATCTCTTAAAGCAGACGTTAATATATCTATGTAATTTTTACGAACaagtgtgtctatttaaattttcacatatttagaaatctatatatttgtttttcttttaaactttcGTTTTAGTTCAAATATACAagtatttagaaatatatatatgttattcttttgaaaaatttccaaattttgttttttcacatatattttgttttttataatatgttgaatcaaaataatttgtaacaTCATTCTCCTCTAAATTGCTAGAATGACTTCTGATCACTAtgaaaattattgaaattttgatttaatttatgaatcgttgtaatatttaattattcgGTCTATAagtataattcttcataaattatttttctttattaagatatattaaaagaaattatccTAACCGTTTAATTTAACCATTTCAAGTTTGCAATATTTcgtatatttaatatttaagatcacATCATTTGGATAAACTTTGCGTTCATTTACCACTCATTAAATTGCAATCCTACTTATGTTGAAGTTACTTagaaaacatttttcatttatttatattaatatttcaattgatccaaatttttaataaccaacaatttgcaaatatttttaaaaatttacttaacatatattattataagaatGATTTTTTGTAAAGGATTATTGGTTTATCACTTTATCTTTATCTAAAGGTTTATgggattttcttaaaaataaagtttttcatttttaataaagtcATTTAGATTTTCTCATCTTCttattataaatctatattgtattttttcacTCATAATTGTTTTTAACATTTTGGGTCTTATGGCAAATTTGGAAAACTAGGAACAATCtggttttcaataatttttgtgAAAGTGCAACAAAAACAGTTACTACATCTGAAACTAAAGATACAACATTGACTCATAAAAGTCCTACTCAGAGTATCCCCTCTAATACAAATGTGAACTCTTGCTCAGCCACAACACATCCCACACTAACCAAGTCTTTGTTTCTTAGCAGAAACTAACACTAACCAAGTCTTTGTTTCTGATCAGCCAGCTCTCGCTCCCGGTAAGCTGCCTCCGATCGTCTCGGGATAgtgttttttctctgttttcatgTCTAATCTATTAACTATCATCTATTAACCCAGAAACACCTCACCGCTCGGTGCTTCTCGTCTTCTTCCATCTATTACATCTTGGGTGCTGAACCATCTTTGAAAGATGGGGATATCGGAAATCTCAAGATTCATGCTCTTGGTTATGGTGACAGGGTTACAGAAAAGAAGGTGCCTATGGAGTTACTCAAGGAAATGGGAACCATACCCATTCATGCATGGCTGGGTAGCAACATTGAAGAATGGCGTAGTGCATCTTCAAGATGATCTAAACCATGAGTGCATCGTCGGATATAAACCCAAAACGTATTTCCCTGCTTCGTCTTGTAACTCTGTTTCATTGCCAAACCCAAAATTGTAACCAACCAatgtcctcttcttctccagagGATGGTGAAGAATGCATCGTGGCAATCAAGTTCATGGGAGTGGGACCTCAACTCAGCTTGTGCAGCAGCAGGCCTGCTCAAAGGAACTGCAAGTGGACCAACATCAGAATCACAGACCccagcttcttctcctcccATGTAATGTACTCCAAGAGAGAGCAGGACCCCTAGGAAGAGTTTTAGGGAATGGGACCATTTCCTTGTGTTGAGGCTAGACGAGGAAGGAAATGCTAAGGACACTGGAGATGTCAGCATTTTCCTCTCCAAGGCTAGCTTGTACGGGGTATCTGAAAAATGCGTTTTTTTTCTTGGGGAAGCACGACTTTGGCAGCGTCCGACTCAGCGATCATCACAAGGGAGATGGTCCTTTAACCCACCCGGTACCTTACTTCTTTCCACATCAATCTCCACCAACAAAAGACTAATAgtactctgtttctcttttaaacCTCAAACTCTATTTTATgcttaggttttgtttttgtttgcccATTTACCAAAacgcataaaaaaaaaatcacacggGCACAGACATGACAAACACCAAACTAAAACAGAGAGTTGAAACAAAACAGCCTTGTTCAATCTTCTTCAGCTTTGGCTCTGTTATTGTACATAGTAGTAGCTAGGAAGTCGAGAACCCGCCAAAGAGAAAGTGAAAACTTGAttatattgattttgatttacaaatttgtttccttcttttggtGCTCCTGTGAAGTAGAGAAGAATCTACGTACACTTGTACGTGTTAATAGAAAAAGGGTAGAGAGCATCAATAGGATACAAGTTTTGAGTTGAAGAGAAAAGACATATAAAGAGAGAATCAAGTGTATTAGTCTAGTTTTGGTGGAAACAAAACCAGTAAGGGCTTTTGAAAGTTATGGATCATCAACCGTCATCTCATTTGGCCGGCGGCCACTTTGAATCCgatgaaggagagaagaagtagACAAAGGTAGGAAACTCTTATTATTATATCTAAGAGGTTTTGTTGTGAAGAGGCTACCCAAAAATCAAACCCAAACAGTGATGTCTTTAAGGGGAAGAAGAGTGCAATGAGGTAGGGGTTTATGGTGGATGAGAACATGTGTGTATGATGACGACTCTTGTCTGCTCAAATTGTGGCTCGACTTGTCCAAGGTTCCATCTCTGTACACAAACACAGCAGTATCATCATCTTCCATGCGACaccattttctgtttttatcttTGACACGTTGGAGCGGCATTCCCCTGCAATTGGGGATGGAGGcacatattatttaattaaaaaaagaattgatttggtaaaTGAGATGATGATTCTCCCACCAACCAACCTGACATGGAAGAGATCGGAGACATCAAGAAAGAAGGCCAATGCGTCGATAAAGGCCTGGTAGGTGGTGATATGAAGGCCGTCGATGTGGGGATAGGGGAGCCTGGGCCTGGGGTGGTTGGTGGTGGGAGAAGAGAGGAAAACGTACTCTTTGAAACCTAAAGAGTCCTCCTGGTGGTCCTGGGGGATGAAGCCCATGGTGGACATGATCGGTTCGAGCTCGTCGTGGGTCATAACCGGCTTGAAGGTTCTCGTGTGCCACAAGGCCAGTTTCCTCATACActcctccatctctctctctatcgatCCCCTCTGCCTCTCTGCTCGAGACTGAGTCTTCCTTCTTGGGGATTATCTCGTTATTCttgctttcgtttttttttgcccttgtttttctttttattcacaAAACTGCCATTTGTCCCACGTggccttcatcatcatctttaaacaaaacaaagtgtGTCGTGTGAGCCCTCAATTTCAATATTTCTAATTAgggttgttgctgctgctgctgctgctgctaagtagtggttgtggttgtggttgtaATTGTTGTTCCTCTTCGCCTTCTCATCCCCCATGGCCatgatgaatcttcttcttcttcttcttcttcttcttctcgctgTTCTTCATCTTTGCCTCCTTTCTGCGGTGGCCGGCGACGATGCGATCGTCTCCAGATTCCAGGAGTATCTCCGAATCAACACGGTTCAACCCAACCCGGACTACTACAAAGCCGTTGACTTTATAATATCTCAGGCAAAACCCCTCTCCCTCGAATCTCAGACGATCGAACTCGTCAAGGGAAAGCCGCTTCTCCTCCTCAAATGGGTTGGCTCCGACCCGACCCTCCCTGCCCTTCTCCTCAACTCCCACACCGATGTCGTTCCCTTCGAGGAGTCCAAGTGGACCCACCACCCTCTCCAAGCTCACGTCGACCATACCACCGGCAACATCTACGCCAGGGGTTCCCAGGACATGAAGTGCGTCGGGATGCAGTACCTCGAGGCCATTCGCAAGCTCCAGTCTTCTGGCTTCCACCCACTCCGATCCGTCTACCTCTCCTTCGTCCCCGATGAAGAGATCGGCGGCCACGACGGCGCTGAGAAGTTCGCCGAATCCNNNNNNNNNNNNNNNNNNNNNNNNNNNNNNNNNNNNNNNNNNNNNNNNNNNNNNNNNNNNNNNNNNNNNNNNNNNNNNNNNNNNNNNNNNNNNNNNNNNNNNNNNNNNNNNNNNNNNNNNNNNNNNNNNNNNNNNNNNNNNNNNNNNNNNNNNNNNNNNNNNNNNNNNNNNNNNNNNNNNNNNNNNNNNNNNNNNNNNNNNNNNNNNNNNNNNNNNNNNNNNNNNNNNNNNNNNNNNNNNNNNNNNNNNNNNNNNNNNNNNNNNNNNNNNNNNNNNNNNNNNNNNNNNNNNNNNNNNNNNNNNNNNNNNNNNNNNNNNNNNNNNNNNNNNNNNNNNNNNNNNNNNNNNNNNNNNNNNNNNNNNNNNNNNNNNNNNNNNNNNNNNNNNNNNNNNNNNNNNNNNNNNNNNNNNNNNNNNNNNNNNNNNNNNNNNNNNNNNNNNNNNNNNNNNNNNNNNNNNNNNNNNNNNNNNNNNNNNNNNNNNNNNNNNNNNNNNNNNNNNNNNNNNNNNNNNNNNNNNNNNNNNNNNNNNNNNNNNNNNNNNNNNNNNNNNNNNNNNNNNNNNNNNNNNNNNNNNNNNNNNNNNNNNNNNNNNNNNNNNNNNNNNNNNNNNNNNNNNNNNNNNNNNNNNNNNNNNNNNNNNNNNNNNNNNNNNNNNNNNNNNNNNNNNNNNNNNNNNNNNNNNNNNNNNNNNNNNNNNNNNNNNNNNNNNNNNNNNNNNNNNNNNNNNNNNNNNNNNNNNNNNNNNNNNNNNNNNNNNNNNNNNNNNNNNNNNNNNNNNNNNNNNNNNNNNNNNNNNNNNNNNNNNNNNNNNNNNNNNNNNNNNNNNNNNNNNNNNNNNNNNNNNNNNNNNNNNNNNNNNNNNNNNNNNNNNNNNNNNNNNNNNNNNNNNNNNNNNNNNNNNNNNNNNNNNNNNNNNNNNNNNNNNNNNNNNNNNNNNNNNNNNNNNNNNNNNNNNNNNNNNNNNNNNNNNNNNNNNNNNNNNNNNNNNNNNNNNNNNNNNNNNNNNNNNNNNNNNNNNNNNNNNNNNNNNNNNNNNNNNNNNNNNNNNNNNNNNNNNNNNNNNNNNNNNNNNNNNNNNNNNNNNNNNNNNNNNNNNNNNNNNNNNNNNNNNNNNNNNNNNNNNNNNNNNNNNNNNNNNNNNNNNNNNNNNNNNNNNNNNNNNNNNNNNNNNNNNNNNNNNNNNNNNNNNNNNNNNNNNNNNNNNNNNNNNNNNNNNNNNNNNNNNNNNNNNNNNNNNNNNNNNNNNNNNNNNNNNNNNNNNNNNNNNNNNNNNNNNNNNNNNNNNNNNNNNNNNNNNNNNNNNNNNNNNNNNNNNNNNNNNNNNNNNNNNNNNNNNNNNNNNNNNNNNNNNNNNNNNNNNNNNNNNNNNNNNNNNNNNNNNNNNNNNNNNNNNNNNNNNNNNNNNNNNNNNNNNNNNNNNNNNNNNNNNNNNNNNNNNNNNNNNNNNNNNNNNNNNNNNNNNNNNNNNNNNNNNNNNNNNNNNNNNNNNNNNNNNNNNNNNNNNNNNNNNNNNNNNNNNNNNNNNNNNNNNNNNNNNNNNNNNNNNNNNNNNNNNNNNNNNNNNNNNNNNNNNNNNNNNNNNNNNNNNNNNNNNNNNNNNNNNNNNNNNNNNNNNNNNNNNNNNNNNNNNNNNNNNNNNNNNNNNNNNNNNNNNNNNNNNNNNNNNNNNNNNNNNNNNNNNNNNNNNNNNNNNNNNNNNNNNNNNNNNNNNNNNNNNNNNNNNNNNNNNNNNNNNNNNNNNNNNNNNNNNNNNNNNNNNNNNNNNNNNNNNNNNNNNNNNNNNNNNNNNNNNNNNNNNNNNNNNNNNNNNNNNNNNNNNNNNNNNNNNNNNNNNNNNNNNNNNNNNNNNNNNNNNNNNNNNNNNNNNNNNNNNNNNNNNNNNNNNNNNNNNNNNNNNNNNNNNNNNNNNNNNNNNNNNNNNNNNNNNNNNNNNNNNNNNNNNNNNNNNNNNNNNNNNNNNNNNNNNNNNNNNNNNNNNNNNNNNNNNNNNNNNNNNNNNNNNNNNNNNNNNNNNNNNNNNNNNNNNNNNNNNNNNNNNNNNNNNNNNNNNNNNNNNNNNNNNNNNNNNNNNNNNNNNNNNNNNNNNNNNNNNNNNNNNNNNNNNNNNNNNNNNNNNNNNNNNNNNNNNNNNNNNNNNNNNNNNNNNNNNNNNNNNNNNNNNNNNNNNNNNNNNNNNNNNNNNNNNNNNNNNNNNNNNNNNNNNNNNNNNNNNNNNNNNNNNNNNNNNNNNNNNNNNNNNNNNNNNNNNNNNNNNNNNNNNNNNNNNNNNNNNNNNNNNNNNNNNNNNNNNNNNNNNNNNNNNNNNNNNNNNNNNNNNNNNNNNNNNNNNNNNNNNNNNNNNNNNNNNNNNNNNNNNNNNNNNNNNNNNNNNNNNNNNNNNNNNNNNNNNNNNNNNNNNNNNNNNNNNNNNNNNNNNNNNNNNNNNNNNNNNNNNNNNNNNNNNNNNNNNNNNNNNNNNNNNNNNNNNNNNNNNNNNNNNNNNNNNNNNNNNNNNNNNNNNNNNNNNNNNNNNNNNNNNNNNNNNNNNNNNNNNNNNNNNNNNNNNNNNNNNNNNNNNNNNNNNNNNNNNNNNNNNNNNNNNNNNNNNNNNNNNNNNNNNNNNNNNNNNNNNNNNNNNNNNNNNNNNNNNNNNNNNNNNNNNNNNNNNNNNNNNNNNNNNNNNNNNNNNNNNNNNNNNNNNNNNNNNNNNNNNNNNNNNNNNNNNNNNNNNNNNNNNNNNNNNNNNNNNNNNNNNNNNNNNNNNNNNNNNNNNNNNNNNNNNNNNNNNNNNNNNNNNNNNNNNNNNNNNNNNNNNNNNNNNNNNNNNNNNNNNNNNNNNNNNNNNNNNNNNNNNNNNNNNNNNNNNNNNNNNNNNNNNNNNNNNNNNNNNNNNNNNNNNNNNNNNNNNNNNNNNNNNNNNNNNNNNNNNNNNNNNNNNNNNNNNNNNNNNNNNNNNNNNNNNNNNNNNNNNNNNNNNNNNNNNNNNNNNNNNNNNNNNNNNNNNNNNNNNNNNNNNNNNNNNNNNNNNNNNNNNNNNNNNNNNNNNNNNNNNNNNNNNNNNNNNNNNNNNNNNNNNNNNNNNNNNNNNNNNNNNNNNNNNNNNNNNNNNNNNNNNNNNNNNNNNNNNNNNNNNNNNNNNNNNNNNNNNNNNNNNNNNNNNNNNNNNNNNNNNNNNNNNNNNNNNNNNNNNNNNNNNNNNNNNNNNNNNNNNNNNNNNNNNNNNNNNNNNNNNNNNNN
It encodes the following:
- the LOC104720737 gene encoding uncharacterized protein LOC104720737, with product MEECMRKLALWHTRTFKPVMTHDELEPIMSTMGFIPQDHQEDSLGFKEYVFLSSPTTNHPRPRLPYPHIDGLHITTYQAFIDALAFFLDVSDLFHVRGMPLQRVKDKNRKWCRMEDDDTAVFVYRDGTLDKSSHNLSRQESSSYTHVLIHHKPLPHCTLLPLKDITVWV